A region from the Rufibacter sp. DG15C genome encodes:
- a CDS encoding PLP-dependent aspartate aminotransferase family protein translates to MSISPKVTPIYQTSVFTFEDLNALEAYFEQPGQSYLYSRNGNPNTDELAEAVNQLENGQGAVATSSGMSAILTAVLVYCQSGDHVLCAEEIYGGSAALLTQELTRMGVQVSFVPMEEMYSFGNYVQANTKVLLVETISNPMMTVQDLAKVAQECLKYGVKLVVDNTFASPVITKPLELGAEMVIHSVTKYLSGHSDVTAGVVVAKEAADAQRAKQIVVAWGLNLSPFDSWLAARGLKTLKLRIRQHSENALALATYLQKHPKVSEVYYPGLPDHPQHSLASAQGKGWFGGMLSFRIKDEVETVNRFMRGLSHIPFAPSLAGVISSISYPLGTSHRALTEEQRAKLGISVGLIRLSVGIEEAEDLIADLEKALAAI, encoded by the coding sequence GTGTCCATCTCTCCTAAAGTTACGCCCATCTACCAGACCTCTGTGTTTACCTTTGAGGACTTGAACGCCTTGGAAGCCTATTTTGAGCAACCGGGCCAGAGTTACCTGTACAGCCGAAACGGTAACCCCAACACAGACGAACTGGCCGAAGCTGTGAACCAACTGGAGAACGGACAGGGCGCGGTGGCTACTTCCTCGGGCATGTCGGCAATTCTGACGGCGGTCCTGGTGTACTGTCAGTCTGGGGACCATGTGCTATGCGCCGAGGAAATCTACGGAGGCTCGGCTGCCTTGCTCACGCAGGAACTGACGCGCATGGGCGTGCAAGTAAGCTTCGTGCCGATGGAGGAGATGTACAGCTTTGGCAATTATGTGCAAGCTAATACCAAGGTGCTGTTGGTGGAGACCATCAGCAATCCCATGATGACGGTGCAGGACCTGGCCAAAGTAGCCCAGGAATGTCTGAAGTACGGTGTGAAGTTGGTGGTGGATAATACCTTCGCCTCACCGGTCATCACCAAACCTCTGGAGCTGGGCGCAGAAATGGTCATTCACAGTGTGACCAAGTATTTGTCGGGGCACAGTGACGTGACGGCTGGGGTGGTAGTGGCCAAAGAAGCCGCTGATGCTCAGCGCGCCAAACAGATTGTGGTGGCCTGGGGCCTAAACCTGAGTCCCTTTGATTCTTGGCTGGCCGCTCGTGGTCTCAAGACTTTGAAACTGCGCATCCGTCAACATTCAGAGAATGCCTTGGCCTTGGCAACCTACTTGCAAAAGCATCCCAAAGTTAGTGAAGTCTATTATCCAGGTCTACCCGATCACCCGCAACACTCCTTAGCTTCTGCCCAAGGAAAAGGCTGGTTTGGCGGCATGCTGTCCTTCAGAATCAAAGACGAAGTGGAGACTGTGAACCGCTTCATGCGCGGACTGTCGCATATTCCCTTTGCGCCGTCGTTGGCAGGCGTGATTTCCTCTATTTCTTATCCATTGGGCACGTCGCATAGAGCGCTCACCGAAGAGCAACGTGCTAAACTGGGTATTTCCGTTGGGTTAATTCGGTTGTCTGTGGGCATTGAGGAGGCCGAAGACCTAATCGCGGATTTAGAGAAAGCACTGGCTGCTATCTAG
- the atpC gene encoding ATP synthase F1 subunit epsilon gives MYLEIITPDKRVFEGDVTSVQFPGINGGFEVLNNHAAIISALANGPVRVTPTTGTSVVFQIDGGVVEVLDNKIIVLAEAVTA, from the coding sequence ATGTATTTAGAAATCATCACCCCAGATAAGAGAGTATTTGAAGGCGACGTGACCTCGGTTCAGTTTCCTGGTATTAATGGTGGCTTTGAAGTGTTGAATAACCACGCTGCCATCATCAGTGCCTTGGCCAACGGACCTGTGCGCGTAACGCCAACTACTGGTACATCAGTGGTATTCCAGATTGACGGGGGAGTTGTGGAAGTGTTGGACAATAAGATTATTGTATTGGCCGAAGCCGTAACCGCCTAA